The sequence ACAAAAAAGTTCACAGTGGTTTGTATCCAACAGTATGCATTTTATGACAATAACATGTACAGATTGAGCACCCTAGGGCTCTCTTTATAGCCTAAAGAAAATGACCATTTACATTAGCTgtactgaattaaaaaaagatcAGCTGTACACTCACCCCTTAGACAGGGGACACTGTCCTGAGTGTACAGCTTTAACACCATTATTAATGTTGTTTGTAAAAGGAACAGGGAACTAAACAAAACATTTCCTTGGGAGTGGAGAATCTTTCATTTGCTGTTACAACCAGCAAATACCATTCATGAAGTCAAAAATGGAAGGGGGAGCCCCACAAACACTATTTGAGCAAGCTGACCAGTACacattacagttttaaaaatgaaggttATGTACTATATGTTACAAGTCCCAACTAGGCAGTATCAAAATgacatctatttctttgcttgcTTTGTGATCATACCCCTTGGAGGTGTGACGGGTCTCGTGGCATTAGGCTTCTTTTTCTCTGCAGGCTTTAATATCTGCAAAGATTCAAAAAACGATGCATTTTAGGAAATACACTTAACCTCAAGTCTTACATTTCACTCAAATCTTTTGCTCAGAAAGTCTGTTTAAAATTGCCCCAACAACTTTGAAGGCTCCACTGGCATATTAATACAAACCAAGCTGACAAACATTTTGGTAATAAATACTCTTATAAACCACTATGATATACGATCTGGACAAACTGTTTCGCCTCTGGATAAAATGACAGTTTTTTGAAGTCACACCTTTAGGTGTTCCCTCTGACACAGGGGGTAAAGTTCTTTggaacagtgtttctcaaacccCTAGGGGATCATGTCATAATCTCTAGGGGTTGCAAGACCTCCctgataattaaaagaaaaaaatcaagaacacTTCTTTTAATTCAGTTAACTGATGACTTGACTTTAGTGGCTGTGTTTTTGTTTATGATTGGGTAAGCCTGAAGTCGTATAAGTTTAATCATAGTAACTGAGAAAAAAATTGCAGTAGACTTTGCGTGTAAATGATTCTTTTGTGCCAAGTGAAGGCCAAATGATGTCATGGTCAATCAACAGAGGTTTTTTAGAAACAGAGGCATGGTGGGAGAGCTGGGTAATCACACGGCACATCTGGCACGTGGAGTAAGTACTACCTTCATGCACAAGTGGTGATTTAATTTTAGCTGAACACGGTACTAACACTGTAGCTTTAGACTTAATGTATCATGATTTTAATGTATTCAAATAATATGAAAACAGTTAAATTCAATAATTGGGGCAAAAGTTCTAtgatcatttcattcttttaaaaggaatTCACTCATTACTAAACTAGAACAAACACCAgttaagggaaaataaaatttttcagtctactccaaataaatgaatataggcAGAAactagcactttttaaaaatcaataaaatgcagaaataaacgGAAACAATGCTGAAAACATCCTCTACCTGAAAAGAACACATTAGTGTTTCGTCCACACTCATCATGGCACCTGCATTGTCAAACTCTCCACAATAATTGGGCGCAGAAAACAGAGTGACCAACTGCCTCTTTGCAAAAAATTCGTATCCATCTTCAACCACCTTGGAGAGAAAACGTTTTCAATGTGAACAGGTGCAAACTTTAGGTGAGTAAAACCACTCTTCAGTTTCCCATTGAGCCTGACATCCTATAGGTCACTTCCAGAGACATTTTGTATAAATAAGCAATACCTACCCACCAAAATCAACAAGGAGAATCTGTGCTCACACACATGCTCTTAAGTGTACATGTAAAATTCAAAATCAATACCTGATGGGCTCTACATATAAGATCCAAATCATGCTTATGGAGAAATTTTGCAACCACTTCTGCACCAAATGTGAAGGACACTCCTCTGTCATTTTCACCCCAGCCTAAGACATCTTTATCGGGGTCAGACCACAAAAGATCACAAAGAAGACCTTGATCTGGTACATCAGTTGGTCGCATAATTCGCCGAATCTGCTCCATAGATTGAAGATCTGGTGATAAACCTATtaaatgaggggggaaaaaaaaacaaaatggaagaaaacacaattttaaaagggaAGTTAGCACTTTACTATTTCCCTTTCTCTACAGAGAGACTCAATGACTTACAAAAACTTCCATGAAATCTTTGGTTATCTTTTCTTACTTATTAGCTTTTGTTaaaaaggggaggggggtgggaagcCCACTGGAACTTGTTACATGTACTAATTTGTGGGGCAGTGTGTGCCTGAACAGGACAAGGAAAGTTACTTCAACATTCAGAGCACCCTAATGACCACTTGTAGTGACTGGGAGTAGAAGATGCAGACACTTAGGTGAAGCTTTCTAGGAAACCTGCACTGGCCAAGGACTGTAATGTCAAATCAGCTCAGATGTAACTGGCTCTCAATCTGACTTTAAAAATCACATGTCCAACTCTACCAAAACCAGTATATAAGTACATAAGGAGGGCAAGGataatagttttattaaaatatagttgagtTGGCTTTTTGATGGTTGTCTAACTTCTGACACAGATGAAAAGATATCCTCTTTGCCGATACTATTTTAATTATATCATATGAAGTAAAACCACCAAGCAAAGTAAACTTTTAACATCTATGTCAGAGACATTTCTGAAAGGAAAGGATCAAAAACAGTCCAAGGGAAAGTATATTCACATTTTCAGTATCCTAGAGGATCTATGGTATAgctcattgtttattttatattcgaAAATACTTTGTACTCTATTTTCAAGGCTAACTGTTACAGAGCCTAGAATTCTCTGTAACAAATCAACTGCATACTTTGGACTTGTATCTGGATGATCCTGGATGTGCCAGAGCGGACTCCTGGTGTAACACAGCAGTACAGGAGAGTCACCTCACAGAGGAAGTCATCCGAATGTTAATTCATCAATGTCAAAGTGTACACTCTTTAGAAGAATCCAAATCTATGTGGAATTAAAATCAGCCCACATACCTCCATGACAGCAGAATATTTTCTCATCCACGATGGCTGCTATCGGTAAACAGTTAAAGCAGTCTGTGAAAGTTTTCCATAGTTtaatgttatatcttcttttacCTGGAAAAATTTGGGGATGGTTAAAAAAGAGACTGGTGTTCTGCAGGTACATACTCTCAGGATAAGTCCTCCAAGGCAATATTCAAAAACTATGCTTTTATTAAAAACGAGAGAATTAGATATATGTCATATTTAAGGGATGTGTGATTTATAAGCAACAACTTATAGTTTCATATGcactattttaaaattccatgcaAGGTCTGAAAACAGAATTCCAGATATACTGATTAAGGATTATCATTAAGCCTCAACAATTATTTGATAGCACCAACTCTGTTTGCAACATAGTCTTTTCTGTCCACTCTCAAACCATAGGTGGGTTCCTATTTCCAAAGGCAACCTAGAACAACTCACAACTCACTCTGTCGGCTTCTTCATCAAAAATTAAGATTCTTCCTCCTGTTGCCTAAGCATCTTATTAACTTAGTCCCGGGCTGCTGCTTTCTTTCCTCTGTACATTTCCCCCCTAAGGCCACCTCAGACCGCCAGGAGCATCTGGCTCCAGAAAGATTCCTGGATAACTGCCAAGGTCTCTTCAAGCTTCCAAATCCTCAAGATTCTGAGCCAGAACCCCTAATGCAGTTTCCTATTACTACAGACCAGACAGCTCTGGCATCAGAAAAGTGTAACACATATTCACATTTTATCCAACAACAGATACCTCAGCTTTTCCAGGACTACAGTCATAACACGGGCAGGGGGAATGGAGGAAATGGTAGCTCAGAGTGCTTGCTACACTTAGGAAATAAGTCTATCACGTTCAGCAGTGGTTTTAAAATTCCTtcataatccattgtatattcttgcctcctttgtcaaagataaggtgtccatatgtgcgtggatttatctctgggctttctattttattccattgaaactccagaaaaataaacgacccaatcaaaaaatgggccaaagaactaaatagacatttctccaaagaagacatacagatggctaacaaacacatgaaaagatgctcaacatcactcattatcagagaaatgcacatcaaaaccactatgaggtaccatttcacaccagtcagaatggctgcgatccaaaagtctacaaataataaatgctggagagggtgtggagaaaagggaaccctcttacactgttggtgggaatgcaaactagtacagccactatggagaacagtgtggagattccttaaaaaactggaaacagaactgccttatgatccagcaatcatactgctgggcatacacactgaggaaaccagaagggaaagagacacgtgtaccccaatgttcatcgcagcactgtttataatagccaggacatggaagcaacctagatgtccatcagcagatgaatggataagaaagctgtggtacatatacacaatggagtattactcagccattaaaaagaatacatttgaatcagttctaatgaggtggatgaaactggagcctattatacagagtgaagtaagccagaaggaaaaacatcaatacagtatactgacgcatatatatggaatttagaaagatggtaacaataacccggtgtacgagacagcagaagagacactgatgtatagaacagtcttatggactctgtgggagagggagagggtgggaagatttgggagaatgacattgaaacatgtaaaatatcatgtaagaaacgagttgccagtccaggttcgatgcacgatactggatgcttggggctagtgcactgggacgacccagagggatggtatggggagggaggagggaggagggttcaggatggggaacacatgtatacctgtggcagattcattttgatatttggcaaaactaatacaattatgtaaagtttaaaaataaaataaaattaaaaaaaaataaaattccttcatAGAAATCTACATTTGAATAAAAAATTTCAATACAGtacaattttaacaaaattatcaATGTTTTCTTAAGTTGGAAAACCATCCACTGAAAGCCACCTATGTCAGGATACTTTCAGGCCCACAGACGGGGTGGCAAACTATACCTCCCTGATGGGAGAGGGGAAAGTTGGAGTACAAGGTCATTCATTACACGAGTCTTGAAGACAAAGAGTCAAAATTGATACTATTCAATGCCAACCTTCTAAATCATTAAGGCttctaataaaaaagaaaccaaaaatgatgTAGCTAACACACTAGGAAGTATATCACAACAAAGAGATTGTGTGAATTTGAACTTTAtcaaataaaacatcaaaatattgGCTAACCactatataaaaaggaaaatgctcTAAATAGTAGTACCTGTAACAAATTCCTAAAACACAATGTTACAAAATTCTCTGCCTCTCATTTCATTACCTAAATAGTGACTGCCTTGCTAGTCCCTCTCTGGTAAGACTCACTGTCAATATCAAATATCCTTTTCACccacctcattctttttttaattttactgaagtatagtccATTTTCTCCCACCTTATCTTATGTAGTCCAAGCTGGGTCTTGgactacatacatacatacagtcaAGGGAGAGGCTGTGAGTACGAGGACCAAGTTTATGAAGGGAACCTTTCTAGCAATGTACTTCCAACAAATAAACTAGATGAACACATCTAAGTGAAACCGAGATGGAGTAACACACCTTGAGAGACTATAGGTTATGATTATAGTCTAGGGTACGACCACAGAGACAAAACCAGACTTGTTATAATTACACTGGCAAGTGCTAGTAATTCAAACTCCTTAACCACTCCCACTCACAGAAATGATAAATACAAAAGGAAGATGGagataaggattaaaaaaaaaatttttttaatttatagttaCTTAAACAGCAGCATCAATAAAAACTCTACTGAAACTGATTATTTTCAAGGCTTTAGGAATCTTGTTCCTGTCAATTATCAATTCAAAGTGTACCTTCAAAATGGGTCAAACAATGTATAAATTATTCAAATACTTTTAATTAGCGTCCCCTTGCTGCCCTGTTTTCTCCTTTCAGCACACAATTTCAGATAGTGAGTACTGTTTTTCTTGGGTTTGGATGtgccaaaggaaaaagaactaCATTACAAATTACAAAAGTTATTTGTATATTCCAAGTTTCCATTTATATGCAACGTCTAGAAAAGGCAaacctatagagacagaaagtagcgTAGTGCTTACACAGGACTGTGTGATGGTTGTGTAATTCTATGAATTTaattcactgaactgtacacttaaaatggatgaaattttatctcaataaagttatCAAAAACAAAGCTATCTATTTGGACAGGTTCTCAGAGTTGTACTAAAAATTAAAGTATCTGCAACTATTCACAACAATTACCTTAAAAGAAGTCACCACTGTTATCACTATTTCCTAATCTAATCATCACATCATACAAGAATCCAGGGCATTATCATACTGTAACAAATGTTAAGTTTTTTACCCCAAGAAAGCAGCCAGGACAAAAACTAGTTAACAAAATAGTAAGCATGAAGAATGACAACACTACATCTAAACTCTCACAAATCCTAACAGAAACATGTTCAGTTTACGACCATATATCTCAATATAAGTAAATCTTACTGTAGAAAGTACTTACATTCATCATAAAATCCATAAATTCTATTGATGCTGGCACATTCGTGGTTtcctctgagaagaaaaaaattctcgGGATATTTGATTTTGTAAGCCAACAAGAGGCAGATAGTCTCCAGTGATTGTTTTCCCCTGTCCACATAGTCCCCAAGAAACAGGTAATTGCTTTCTGGCGGGAAACCACCGTACTCAAAAAGTCGAAGCAAATCATAGTATTGCCCATGGATATCACCTAGAAGCAAGAATTTTATTACACAGTGTCTTCATTCGTATAGTTCAAACCACCCACATAACTAATTTACACTGTTGTGTAGTATTTATTTAGTCCAACAGAGCTTAgtgaaaattttaagtgtatatcAGAATCACACACAAAACTCaagaaattaataatttattttgcagAACGGATTATTAATGGTTAGGCAGGCCTTCCTGCCAAGGAAGACCGTTTCCCTTTCAGGCTGGCTGATCAATATCAAATGTCCAACAGCTCAGTCTCTAGGGACCGTGCCAGCAGAAGCGATGCACTCTTAACAAGCCCTGACCCCATGTgacaaaggcacacacacacacacactacacccACCAATACATCTGGCTTTCAATCTCCCTGCTAGATACTGCCAAAGAGTATTTGCTTTAAGCTTATATATAGGTTCAGGCCTTTTCTTAGCTCTCCACTCTGTTTCCGTTCCTTTCTTCTGCAATGTTTGTATTTCTTtagcaaaataattttaagaaaatctgaAGCACATCTAAGTAAACTCGGTCCATTAGAGGTATTTATTCTAAAGCTACAATACATAATGTAGTTCTAGGTTATTCATAAATAGTACATGATTCTACTGGCTAACATAATATCGTCTATATACCATCTATATATATCCTTGACTCAGTCAATTAATCACATAACCAAAGGAAACTGTGCACCAAAACTTACCACATATCTTGAGTGGTGCTTCAAGTTCTAGCAGGATAGGCTGACTGAGAAAGATCTCTCGGGACTTTAAGCACAGTCCTCTGATTTCATTCTCCTGTAGCTGGACATTCTTACCAGGCTTGGACCCTCTCACTGTAGGGGGAGAAAAACCCCAATTTAGTCAAGTGAAGTCAAAGTaagatttcatataaaaattaaacatatatgaaAAGGCACAAGCTTTAAATAAAGAGGAGACAAGAACATGGTTTAACTACTTTCTGACTAGGCTTTATTTTCAGGACACATAAAAATAACAATTGGCCTTGTTCACCTACAGCCCACTCACCAGATCAGCTCTTTTTGCCTCCCGTTATCTTCTCTTCTCCAGCCTTATAAATGAATTAGTATTTGTAGAGCAGGAGGTCTTAGAGACTGTCATGTtactgagtcagttctaacaattccttgttttaaaatatgagattGGAAATGCTCAGGATCTCTCCCTCCCAATCAGTGTTTTTCAGAGGACCAAAGGTCTCTCTCCATGGTCCAAGatcttatgaaaaaaatttactGTGCTGTTTTTCATTAAAACACCATGTATGCGTGTTGTGGGTATTTTGCTATGCAACTTTCTAGGCCTGAATTTGTGAATACACTCATGTCTATACATGGCAAAGGATGTCAGCGTATGCTGTGAGAAAGGTTTCCTAGTAACTGGAACAGGTAAAACttgagaaaaaggaggaagagatcATGGCACAGCATGCATCACATCAGAAGACTCGAGTTCTACTCACTATCAAAGTGAAGCATAAGATATCCTCTGGCCTTATAATAATTCATTTATCAGCAGGTAGGTAGCAGtaagaaatgaaattgttttgACTCTAGTTGCAACAGATTAGacagttattaaatatataacaaaCAGCACTGCACTGCCTGTAGTTTAGTCGTCAAGTTGTGCCCAACCCTTTTGCgagcccagggactgcagcctgccaggctccttcctctgtccacggattttccaggcaagaatacttgagtgggttgccgtttccttttccagggtaatAAATAACAAGTAGCACTGCATTACTAAACTTACCTTAATCTTACAGTTATGAAGtggctgctgttgctgttcagtctctaagtcgtgtctgactcttagcaaccccgtggactgcagcagcccacaagactcctctatccatgggattctccaggcaagaatactggagtgggttgccatgcccttctccaggggatcttcccaacccaggcatcaaacctgtgtctcctgtatcgcaggtagattctttaccatctgagtcaccagggaggcaccagggaagccccttatgaaGTGCCAGGGTCTGGTTAAATATGGGGACTGATTACCATCAGACTGCAATCAAAATCTTAACACTTGTTTTGTACAAGGAATTCATGAAAGGAGGCATTCTCTGAACTAGAACTGAGGCAAAAACACAGAACCAGACTAAGTACAGAGCTAAGCCTACATCTTTCTACCATTAAACCCAATATAAAGTCATAAGCAGATTAAATCAATGTTAATTTAAACTTTATCAGTTTTGAAGGCTTTATATTCAAATTCAAAATCATCTAGCCTAATGCTAAACAAGAGCAATATGTTTAACTGGTTTTTATCTAGCTTTGTTCTGTAAATATCTAAGTAACATTACAGAgtaataaaaatttcaagttaaaaaaaccCTGGTATCTgcggagaatttttttttttctattaaagagGGCTGTGcctaaatttgaaaaatactctTAGGGGAAGCCCTACTTCAGCCTGAATAGCCACTGAAATGAAATTCTCTGAGGAAACAAGCTGAGCAGAAATGGAAGGGTGTTATTTTTTTCAATGGAAGACAATACGTAAGAAAGGATGACAAGGGAAAAGAGTCAAACTCTTAGGGGGTACAGCAAAAAGAAAACGTTGAGTGCATTGGACTGGCAACTAGAAGCCAGGTTTCTGTATTGGTTTTATAGTCTTAAGCAAATCACCTCTTTGGACTCCAAAACATGTAACTGAACTAAGAGACCACCAGTCTCATGCTGATCAAATATTAAGAAACAAGAATCAACTCAAGGGAAAGCACAGTAAGAATAATTTTTGAGGGACTACACTAACAGACACATACACAATACCACAGCAACTGAGTTGTTTGTGAAACAAAACCAACTTTTTTCCTGAACCaaagtcattttttctttctagacACACACATAAGGAGAGAACTCAAGAAACCCTCCCAGTGAAAAGACAGTGGGATCATTGCTTTACTGGCCAGAAAACCCCAGTCATCAGTGATTTTACCACAAGTCAGCCAGAAGGTTGGGCATACTGCCCAAcaggaaactttatttttggctagGTGACTCCTAAACGCTTCTGGTTTCAAAGGGAATCTTTTTCAGCAGAGGCCCACACTTGTAAGGGGACAGCCCACTCTAAGTCTTTTAGAAGACTTATACCTATAGGGAACACAAGCCATACTTTTAATATGAATGCTATCAGATTAAATCAATGCTGCTAATACACATTTTACTGGTTTGGAGACTTCCCACTACATCCTTTAGACACAGTTCATGATAATTGTAGTTTTCTTAATACGACTGTCCCCGAAGGATCAGAGCACAGAGATTAGTAAAGAACAAtactaacaattttttaaaatttacttttaattggctaactgccttacaatgttgtgctagtttctgctgtataatacCTTGACTCAGCAACAGGTATACACTTATCTCCTTCCACCCTCCCATCttcatcctacccctctaggtcatcatacaGTACCTGGCAGAGCTCCATGCAACACtaacaatttaaaaagtgttCCTGATGTGGACTGAGGATTAAATACAGTTTTTCCAGAACAAATCAAGATTCAGTTTATGTCTGAACAGTGCTCATTAAAAACACAGTCACAAAGCTTCTTAAATTCCCAACAATTAGctcaataaataaaactatataaacAGAAACTCCATCAAAACCATCTACCAACTGGCAAATACCTGCTCATCTTTCGAGACTGCTTAGATATCACCTCACGCTGGAAAACCCCTTAGCCATCTTCTCCCCCCTTAACAAGCCGGCTTTATGCTTTCTGAAATGCTCTCCCAACACGGCCCAGCACACACTCTGTATTATAACTGCCAGTTCACTTCCATCTATTCATCCTGGTAGAATGTAACCTCAGGACCACACCACTAGCCCTGCAGTGTACATGCCCATAGCCAGTATGTGGTAGGTACTCAAAATTTGTTGCATGAATGAAGTCTGAATAAAATCTGTTCATTTGTGGCATTACAATTAGCATGCACCCCAGACTATACACTGATTAgccaaaaacaagaacaaaaaccgTGTCTGTGTTTTCAAATGACAAAGCAATAGCATCATTCTTATAGGCTTTACTAGAGTATTTTTCTAGTTTTGAAAATTTAGGATTACTCTTAAAGTTTTATctaacagaaaatgaagatttcaAAATGGGTTTTGGCAGTCTGAGTGAACACAGCAGGCATTTCTTAGAGATGGCCTATTAGCTGACAGCATAAGAAGTCTACTTCACTATTTTCAGTGTCCATCATGGAGAATCATGTACTAGCTGTAGCTAACACCTAGGGAGCACTTCCCACGTGCTGGGTACTGCTGCACTAAGAGGCTTTATTCACAGAGCCATTCAGTACAGCAATCCCACAAGTCAGGTGCTGTCACTTCTCTGTGTTACAGGCTGAAGAGGCTCAGTGACTTGGTCTAAGGTCATAGAGCCTGCAAGGAGCACACCCTGACTCTAGCTCTGAAGTGGTGCTTCCATCAGATCACTCTCCCATTTAAGAATTTGTTCTTCAtcttgaaaatatgtttaaaatatatggcATTAAGTTAGAAACTtagtaagaaaacaaatgaaagcaaGTAAACAGCACACAACtgtttttgccattttataaGTTCATAAGcaataacaaagaagaaaaagttaaaaaaaaaaaaaaaaaaaaaaggaaagaatttgttTTCATTCTACTTCTAAACCAAAAGAGATTTTATAGGACAAACTACTAAACCTCTATACAGTCATTGGTGCTTAAGAAAAATTTGATGAGTATAAAAAATCATAGGCATCCTTACAAACAGGAAGCATTAAAAATTAAACGATGCAATCTACTTGTTAAGACTATCAACATTCATTTTTACTATGCTTCACacaaatattcaacaaaatagCTGCTGGGCACTTACTACCTGCCAGAACCAGTGATAGATGCTGGGCATCCTCTTCTGGCAACAGGAGAGACAAGAACTGTGTCCCTTTTCTTGGGAGGTTTACATTCTAGTACAGGATTTAGAAGATAAGACAAACTAGGTAACTGCAGATTATTATACATTCTGTACCGAGAACTCCCCCTCTATAAAAGTTGAAAACTAAAAGTTTATCTTAGGGACATCTTCAACACCATTAAAAAGACAAAGGCTTGCATATCTATTTTATCACTATTAGCTACAAAGAAAAAATGCGAACAGTACAGTGCTGCTCAATAAACATCAGTCACTATGTATTtcagggctgcccaggtggctcagtggtaaagaatacacctgccaagcaggagacacaggagacttgggttcgatccctggattgggaagatcccctggagaaggaaatggcaacccattccagtatccttgcctggtaaatcccatggactgaggagcctggcagtccagtccatggggtcacaacagtcaGCTAGGACTCAGTgaccaa is a genomic window of Bos javanicus breed banteng chromosome 17, ARS-OSU_banteng_1.0, whole genome shotgun sequence containing:
- the PPP1CC gene encoding serine/threonine-protein phosphatase PP1-gamma catalytic subunit produces the protein MADIDKLNIDSIIQRLLEVRGSKPGKNVQLQENEIRGLCLKSREIFLSQPILLELEAPLKICGDIHGQYYDLLRLFEYGGFPPESNYLFLGDYVDRGKQSLETICLLLAYKIKYPENFFLLRGNHECASINRIYGFYDECKRRYNIKLWKTFTDCFNCLPIAAIVDEKIFCCHGGLSPDLQSMEQIRRIMRPTDVPDQGLLCDLLWSDPDKDVLGWGENDRGVSFTFGAEVVAKFLHKHDLDLICRAHQVVEDGYEFFAKRQLVTLFSAPNYCGEFDNAGAMMSVDETLMCSFQILKPAEKKKPNATRPVTPPRVTSGLNPSIQKASNYRNNTVLYE